A region from the Sphingomonas brevis genome encodes:
- the scpA gene encoding methylmalonyl-CoA mutase has translation MSKKPDIDDWKALADKESKGRDLSRDTPEHIRLKNVYGPDDAAAIDSGLPGLSPYTRGPYATMYAGRPWTIRQYAGFSTAEESNAFYRRNLKAGQKGLSVAFDLATHRGYDSDHPRVAGDVGKAGVAIDSVEDMKLLFDGIPLGEMSVSMTMNGAVLPVMAFYIVAGEEQGVARAALTGTIQNDILKEFAVRNTYIYPPEPSMRIVSDIIAYCAEEMPKFNSISISGYHMHEAGATAVQELAYTLADGMEYVRVAKADGLDVDDFAPRLSFFFGIGMNLFMEVAKLRAARTLWARIMTDLGAKTEKSKLLRTHCQTSGVSLTEQDPYNNVIRTTIEALAAVLGGTQSLHTNSFDEAIALPTDFSARIARNTQLILAEESGVTAVADPLGGSYYVEALTRELEERAWALIEEVEQHGGMTKAVAEGLPKMRIEEAAAERAAKVDTGETVIVGVNRYRLESEPEIDILEVDNAKVRAGQIARLEKMRKGRDEAKARAALDMLETGARGDGNLLALAVDCARVRCSLGEISDALERAFGRYHTKPEPVSGIYGKRNDGRWREAVAGTKSVAERMGRKPRILVAKMGQDGHDRGANLVSSAFGDLGFEVIAGPLFQTPREAAELAVESDVDVVGASSLAAGHKTLIPELIAALKEAGRADIKVVAGGVIPPQDYAMLREAGVQAIFGPGTNLADAADEVLRLLGHNKPPVEEAAE, from the coding sequence ATGAGCAAGAAGCCGGATATCGACGACTGGAAAGCCTTGGCCGACAAGGAGAGCAAGGGCCGCGATTTGTCGCGCGACACGCCCGAGCACATCCGCCTCAAGAACGTCTACGGACCGGACGACGCGGCGGCGATCGACAGCGGCCTGCCAGGCCTGTCGCCCTATACGCGCGGCCCTTATGCGACCATGTATGCAGGCCGACCCTGGACCATCCGCCAATATGCCGGATTCTCCACCGCCGAGGAATCCAACGCTTTCTATCGACGCAATTTGAAGGCGGGGCAGAAGGGGCTCTCCGTCGCCTTCGATCTGGCTACTCACCGGGGCTATGACAGCGATCATCCGCGCGTCGCCGGCGACGTCGGCAAGGCCGGCGTGGCGATCGACAGCGTCGAGGACATGAAGCTGCTGTTCGACGGCATTCCGCTCGGCGAAATGTCGGTCAGCATGACGATGAACGGCGCCGTGCTTCCGGTGATGGCCTTCTACATCGTCGCGGGCGAGGAGCAGGGCGTCGCAAGGGCGGCGCTGACCGGGACCATCCAGAACGACATTTTGAAAGAGTTCGCGGTCCGCAACACCTATATCTACCCGCCCGAGCCTTCGATGCGGATCGTCAGCGACATCATCGCTTACTGCGCGGAGGAGATGCCCAAGTTCAACAGCATCTCGATCAGCGGCTATCATATGCACGAGGCCGGGGCGACCGCCGTGCAGGAGCTGGCCTACACGCTCGCCGACGGCATGGAATATGTGCGGGTCGCGAAGGCTGACGGGCTGGACGTCGACGATTTCGCGCCGCGCCTGAGCTTCTTCTTCGGCATCGGCATGAACCTGTTCATGGAGGTCGCCAAGCTGCGTGCGGCGCGGACGCTGTGGGCACGGATCATGACCGACCTTGGCGCCAAAACGGAGAAGTCGAAACTGCTCCGCACCCACTGCCAGACCAGCGGCGTATCGCTGACCGAGCAAGACCCCTACAATAATGTCATACGCACCACGATCGAAGCGCTGGCGGCGGTTCTGGGCGGTACCCAGTCGCTGCACACCAACAGCTTCGACGAGGCGATCGCGCTGCCGACCGATTTCTCGGCCCGGATCGCGCGCAACACCCAGCTGATCCTGGCCGAGGAGAGCGGCGTGACCGCGGTCGCCGATCCGCTCGGCGGCTCCTATTATGTCGAGGCGCTGACCCGCGAGCTGGAAGAACGCGCCTGGGCGCTGATCGAGGAGGTCGAGCAGCACGGCGGCATGACCAAGGCGGTCGCCGAGGGGCTGCCCAAGATGCGGATCGAGGAAGCCGCCGCCGAACGCGCGGCCAAGGTCGACACCGGCGAGACGGTGATCGTCGGCGTCAACCGCTACCGGCTGGAGAGCGAGCCGGAAATCGACATTCTCGAGGTCGACAATGCCAAGGTCCGCGCTGGGCAAATCGCGCGGCTGGAGAAGATGCGCAAGGGCCGCGACGAGGCCAAGGCGCGAGCGGCACTGGATATGCTGGAGACGGGCGCACGGGGCGACGGAAACCTCCTCGCTCTCGCTGTCGATTGCGCGCGGGTGCGTTGCTCGCTGGGCGAGATTTCGGACGCGCTGGAGCGGGCGTTCGGGCGCTACCATACCAAGCCTGAGCCGGTGAGTGGCATCTATGGGAAGCGCAACGACGGCCGCTGGCGCGAGGCAGTCGCGGGCACGAAATCGGTCGCCGAGCGAATGGGCCGCAAGCCCCGCATCCTGGTCGCCAAAATGGGCCAGGACGGCCATGACCGGGGCGCCAATCTGGTCAGCTCGGCATTCGGCGATTTGGGCTTCGAGGTGATCGCCGGGCCCTTGTTCCAGACCCCGCGCGAAGCCGCCGAGCTTGCGGTCGAGAGCGACGTCGATGTGGTCGGCGCTTCGTCCCTGGCGGCGGGCCACAAGACGTTGATTCCGGAGTTGATCGCGGCACTGAAGGAAGCAGGCCGGGCGGACATCAAGGTGGTCGCGGGCGGCGTCATCCCGCCGCAGGATTATGCCATGCTGCGCGAGGCGGGCGTGCAGGCGATCTTCGGGCCGGGCACCAACCTGGCCGATGCGGCGGACGAGGTGCTGCGCCTGCTCGGCCACAACAAACCGCCGGTCGAGGAAGCGGCGGAGTGA
- a CDS encoding acetyl-CoA carboxylase biotin carboxylase subunit has translation MFKKILIANRGEIACRVIRTAKRMGIKTVAVYSDADARAPHVRMADESVRLGPAPAAESYLKAELIIDACKATKAEAVHPGYGFLSERTSFAKALDKAGIAFIGPPEKAIAAMGDKIESKKLASKAGVNVVPGYLGDIATTEEAVKIAKDIGFPVMMKASAGGGGKGMRLAYNEKDVREGFEATKREGLNSFGDDRVFIEKFIEDPRHIEIQVLGDKHGNILYLNERECSIQRRNQKVIEEAPSPFVTPEMRKAMGEQCVALARAVGYHSAGTVELIVNGADPSGKSFYFLEMNTRLQVEHPVTEETTGIDLVEQMIRVAAGEKLKLAQEDVPLNGWSIEARVYAEDPYRGFLPSTGRLTTYRPPAQSPSVIARSEATKQSSSGKSGLLRSARNDEPRIRVDDGVYEGGEVSMFYDPMIAKLISWAPTREAAIDEAVAALDAFQLDGISDNVDFLSALLQHPRFRAGNLTTGFIAEEYPEGFHGAPADEQLLGDLAALAAIVELTYETRAALIDGQLGQPVFPEAVQVVRIGKQDFTVAIAPYDGGNLAIVDGGEAIDVVGDWQPGDKLLVADLDGRSRIVQVAKRGRGWTLTTRGAAHRVVVVPRHIAALAGHMIEKVPPDMSRFLLAPMPGLLTRLEVQAGDKVEAGQPVAVVEAMKMENILRAEKSATVKATAAKAGDSLAVDQVIVEFE, from the coding sequence ATGTTCAAGAAAATCCTGATCGCCAATCGCGGCGAAATTGCCTGCCGCGTGATCCGCACCGCGAAGCGGATGGGGATCAAGACGGTCGCGGTCTATTCCGACGCCGACGCCCGCGCGCCCCATGTCCGGATGGCCGACGAGAGTGTACGGCTCGGCCCGGCGCCTGCCGCGGAATCCTACCTTAAGGCCGAGCTGATCATCGATGCCTGCAAAGCGACCAAGGCCGAAGCGGTTCATCCGGGCTATGGTTTCCTCTCGGAGCGGACAAGTTTCGCCAAGGCGCTCGACAAGGCCGGCATCGCCTTCATCGGCCCGCCGGAAAAAGCCATCGCCGCGATGGGCGACAAGATCGAATCCAAGAAGCTGGCGTCCAAGGCTGGGGTCAATGTCGTCCCCGGTTATCTCGGCGACATCGCCACGACCGAGGAGGCCGTGAAGATCGCCAAGGACATCGGCTTCCCGGTGATGATGAAGGCTTCGGCCGGGGGCGGCGGCAAGGGTATGCGGCTCGCCTACAATGAGAAGGACGTCCGCGAAGGGTTTGAGGCGACCAAGCGCGAGGGCCTAAACTCGTTCGGCGACGACCGGGTGTTCATCGAGAAATTCATCGAGGATCCGCGCCACATCGAGATCCAGGTGCTCGGCGACAAGCATGGCAACATCCTCTACCTGAACGAGCGCGAATGCTCGATCCAGCGGCGCAACCAGAAGGTCATCGAGGAGGCGCCGTCGCCGTTCGTGACGCCCGAGATGCGCAAGGCGATGGGCGAGCAGTGCGTCGCGCTGGCCCGGGCGGTTGGATATCATAGCGCCGGCACGGTCGAACTGATCGTCAACGGCGCCGACCCGAGCGGAAAGAGCTTCTACTTCCTTGAAATGAACACCCGGCTGCAGGTCGAGCATCCGGTGACCGAGGAAACCACCGGCATCGACCTGGTCGAACAGATGATCCGCGTCGCCGCGGGCGAGAAGCTCAAGCTTGCCCAGGAAGATGTGCCCCTCAACGGCTGGTCGATCGAGGCGCGCGTCTATGCCGAGGACCCCTATCGCGGGTTCTTGCCGAGCACGGGGCGGCTAACGACGTACAGGCCACCAGCTCAGTCACCATCGGTCATTGCGAGGAGCGAAGCGACGAAGCAATCCAGTAGCGGCAAGTCTGGATTGCTTCGCTCCGCTCGCAATGACGAGCCACGCATAAGGGTCGACGACGGCGTCTATGAGGGCGGCGAAGTCAGCATGTTCTACGACCCGATGATCGCCAAGCTGATCAGCTGGGCGCCGACCCGCGAAGCGGCGATCGACGAGGCGGTGGCGGCATTGGACGCCTTCCAACTCGACGGGATTTCAGACAATGTCGATTTCCTCTCGGCGCTGCTCCAGCATCCCCGGTTCCGGGCAGGGAATCTGACGACCGGCTTCATCGCCGAGGAATATCCGGAAGGATTCCACGGCGCGCCGGCGGACGAGCAGCTCTTGGGCGATTTGGCTGCCCTGGCCGCGATCGTCGAGCTGACCTACGAAACTCGCGCCGCGCTGATCGACGGGCAGCTCGGCCAACCGGTGTTCCCCGAGGCGGTTCAGGTCGTCCGCATCGGCAAACAGGATTTCACCGTCGCCATCGCTCCCTATGACGGGGGCAACCTCGCCATCGTCGACGGCGGCGAAGCGATCGACGTGGTCGGCGACTGGCAGCCCGGCGACAAATTGCTGGTGGCGGACCTGGACGGGCGCAGCCGCATCGTCCAGGTGGCGAAGCGGGGCCGTGGCTGGACCCTGACAACGCGCGGCGCGGCGCATCGCGTGGTGGTCGTCCCGAGGCATATCGCCGCGCTGGCCGGGCACATGATCGAGAAGGTGCCGCCCGACATGTCGCGCTTCCTGCTGGCGCCGATGCCGGGGCTGCTGACCCGGCTGGAGGTCCAGGCCGGCGACAAGGTCGAGGCGGGCCAGCCGGTCGCGGTGGTCGAGGCGATGAAGATGGAGAATATCCTCCGTGCCGAGAAAAGCGCGACGGTAAAGGCGACTGCCGCCAAGGCGGGCGACAGTCTCGCGGTCGATCAGGTCATTGTGGAGTTTGAGTGA
- a CDS encoding AMP-binding protein, translated as MAAYDSFVRDRLPPPGELPEFLPLDYPERLNAAAELLGGGKPGDLAVVNAHGRWTYGELDDFSGRIARLLVEQQGLIPGNRVLLRGPNGYTLFAAWLGVLKAGGICVTTMPLLRPGEIATVIDTAEIAHAIVDSRFIGDFRAGADQTRYIKHLVKYDGDYGKGELETRCATLAPLAPVDTGRDDPAMVAFTSGTTGIPKGCIQFHRDILAPCDCFAATYFRMGAGDIVMTSAPIAFTFGLGVTLLFPLRFGAAAATIEQPSAPAMMEAMVTFGVTHLATAPTAYKAMLSQPGLGEVLKSLKSCLSAGEHLPKATWEAWKEHTGLSIVDGIGSTEMMHIFISESGDAIRPGSTGRAVPGYEATVLDDDGKPLAEGEGRLAVKGPTGCRYLDDRRQLRYVEHGWNLTGDTYRKDAEGYFWYVARSDDMIVSSGYNIGAPEVENALIGHPAVAECAVIGVPCPERGQKVKAFIVAAANVTPNEALISELKNFVKATIAPYKYPREIEFVDALPKTATGKLRRMELRSR; from the coding sequence ATGGCCGCTTACGACTCTTTCGTCCGCGACCGGCTGCCGCCGCCCGGCGAGCTGCCGGAATTCTTGCCTCTCGACTATCCTGAGCGCCTCAACGCGGCGGCCGAATTGCTTGGGGGCGGCAAGCCCGGCGACCTCGCCGTCGTCAATGCCCATGGCCGCTGGACTTATGGCGAGCTTGACGATTTCTCGGGCCGCATTGCCCGGCTGCTGGTCGAGCAGCAGGGACTGATACCGGGCAACCGCGTGCTGCTGCGCGGGCCCAACGGCTACACTTTGTTCGCCGCCTGGCTGGGCGTGCTCAAGGCCGGCGGCATTTGCGTGACGACCATGCCGTTGCTCCGCCCCGGCGAGATCGCCACGGTGATCGACACGGCCGAGATTGCCCATGCGATCGTCGACAGCCGCTTCATCGGCGATTTCCGCGCAGGCGCCGACCAGACGCGCTACATCAAGCATCTCGTCAAATATGATGGCGACTATGGCAAAGGCGAGCTGGAGACGCGCTGTGCGACCCTCGCCCCGCTTGCGCCGGTCGATACCGGCCGCGACGATCCGGCGATGGTCGCCTTCACCAGCGGCACCACCGGTATTCCCAAGGGCTGCATCCAGTTCCACCGCGACATTCTCGCGCCGTGCGACTGCTTCGCCGCGACCTATTTCCGAATGGGCGCGGGCGACATCGTCATGACCAGCGCGCCGATCGCCTTCACCTTCGGCCTGGGCGTGACGCTGCTGTTCCCGCTGCGTTTCGGCGCGGCCGCCGCAACCATCGAACAGCCTTCGGCGCCGGCCATGATGGAGGCGATGGTGACATTCGGCGTGACCCATCTCGCCACCGCACCGACGGCATATAAGGCGATGCTTTCGCAACCCGGCCTCGGGGAGGTGCTGAAGTCGCTGAAGTCCTGCCTTTCGGCCGGCGAGCATTTGCCCAAGGCGACGTGGGAAGCATGGAAGGAGCACACCGGTTTAAGCATTGTTGACGGCATCGGCTCGACCGAGATGATGCATATCTTCATTTCCGAAAGCGGCGACGCGATCCGCCCCGGCTCAACCGGCCGGGCCGTTCCCGGATATGAGGCGACGGTTCTGGACGACGATGGCAAGCCGCTGGCCGAGGGCGAGGGCCGGCTGGCGGTCAAAGGGCCGACCGGGTGCCGCTATCTCGATGACCGACGCCAGCTCCGCTATGTCGAACATGGCTGGAACCTCACCGGCGACACCTACCGCAAGGATGCCGAGGGCTATTTCTGGTATGTCGCGCGCAGCGACGACATGATCGTCTCGAGCGGCTACAATATCGGCGCGCCGGAAGTGGAGAATGCGCTGATCGGCCATCCCGCCGTCGCCGAATGCGCGGTGATCGGCGTGCCCTGCCCCGAGCGCGGGCAGAAGGTGAAGGCCTTCATCGTCGCGGCGGCCAATGTGACGCCGAACGAGGCCTTAATTTCAGAACTCAAGAATTTCGTCAAAGCAACGATTGCGCCATACAAATATCCGCGCGAAATCGAGTTCGTGGACGCGCTGCCCAAGACCGCGACGGGCAAATTGCGGCGGATGGAGTTGCGGAGCAGATAG